A genomic region of Candidatus Krumholzibacteriota bacterium contains the following coding sequences:
- a CDS encoding DEAD/DEAH box helicase yields MIEDSKARNAHTSKSTSQPKFDQGIFSTLIPELQRSVAAQGYHTPTPIQEECIPHLLAGRDLLGSAQTGTGKTAAFTLPLLQRLAGNPAPLAKGTPRALILAPTRELAAQIRDSIETYGRFLRLKQTVIFGGVNQFHQVKALYRGVDILVATPGRLLDLIRQKIIHLDRVEVFILDEGDRMLDMGFIPDIRQILSYLPSERQTLFFSATMAPKMVALANTMVKNPVRVSIAPDKPTVERIVQKVLFVGKKNKDALLVSLLQGDQISKAIIFTQMKHAANRVMRKLYNAGIRSDAIHGNKSQSARTRTLDRFKRDRFRVLVATDVAARGLDVDDITHVINYDLPMEAETYIHRIGRTARAGAGGNAISFCTAEDRGYLREIENLLGKPVPAETDHDYHCDLAFRSSQGTVKKFGRSSGRRWQSGRGRGRLTRGGSGKTSQSGR; encoded by the coding sequence ATGATTGAAGATTCGAAGGCGCGGAACGCGCACACCAGTAAATCCACCAGTCAACCCAAGTTCGATCAGGGAATATTCAGCACGCTGATCCCTGAGCTTCAACGCTCGGTGGCCGCGCAGGGGTATCATACTCCGACTCCGATCCAGGAAGAGTGCATTCCGCACCTTCTCGCCGGGAGAGACCTGCTGGGAAGCGCGCAGACCGGCACCGGCAAGACGGCAGCTTTTACGCTGCCACTCCTGCAGCGTCTGGCGGGAAATCCCGCCCCACTGGCCAAGGGGACCCCAAGAGCCCTGATCCTTGCCCCGACCCGGGAACTCGCCGCGCAGATCAGGGACAGCATCGAGACATACGGACGATTTCTCCGGCTGAAGCAGACGGTGATCTTCGGCGGAGTGAACCAGTTTCACCAGGTCAAGGCTCTCTACCGCGGAGTAGATATACTCGTGGCGACTCCAGGCAGGCTTCTTGACCTTATCAGGCAGAAAATAATCCACCTGGACAGGGTGGAGGTATTTATCCTCGATGAAGGGGACCGGATGCTTGATATGGGGTTTATTCCCGATATCAGGCAGATCCTGTCATACCTTCCGTCCGAGAGGCAGACACTTTTCTTCTCTGCCACTATGGCTCCAAAGATGGTCGCGCTGGCCAATACCATGGTCAAAAACCCGGTGCGCGTGAGCATTGCTCCGGATAAACCGACAGTCGAGCGTATCGTTCAGAAAGTACTGTTCGTCGGGAAAAAGAACAAAGATGCCCTGCTTGTATCCCTGCTGCAGGGCGATCAGATAAGCAAAGCGATAATATTTACGCAGATGAAGCATGCCGCAAACAGGGTGATGAGAAAGCTCTACAACGCGGGGATCCGAAGCGACGCGATCCATGGCAACAAGAGCCAGTCGGCGCGTACCAGGACTCTGGACAGGTTCAAGCGGGACCGTTTCCGCGTCCTTGTCGCTACCGATGTCGCCGCGAGAGGTCTCGACGTGGACGATATTACTCACGTGATCAATTACGACCTTCCAATGGAAGCAGAAACATATATTCATCGTATAGGGCGCACGGCCAGGGCTGGAGCGGGGGGCAACGCGATTTCGTTCTGCACTGCCGAAGACAGGGGATATCTGCGCGAAATTGAGAACCTGCTCGGAAAACCGGTCCCTGCCGAAACAGATCATGATTATCACTGCGACCTCGCCTTCCGGTCAAGCCAGGGCACTGTCAAAAAATTCGGCCGGAGCAGTGGCAGGCGCTGGCAGAGTGGCCGTGGCCGTGGCAGATTGACTCGAGGCGGAAGCGGAAAGACCAGCCAGAGCGGACGCTGA
- a CDS encoding acyltransferase family protein, protein MENTASRLPQRFHDLDWVRVIVTINLVPFHVAWMITSVNGFSFVMKGTITWRILHVYLNFISPLHMFMLFIVAGSSVFISLERRSPRRFIIERVKRLLVPLFTFMIFLFPLLGYFWPSDLATSEFNYFTQFWPWCLMTTFYSEITGGPNWAHMWFVAYLFIFSIILLPLFIRIRATGRARLEAVTGFFTDRKGAIFLAGIPIAMIFAGLSPVWPFFRNNLYSDWGYFTYNMAAFIFGFIIAGDHKWADAIKRHTVISIFLGVALSAAKLFMENKAGSFSTPAYTPRYVLFSLVAGFNTWAWAIAILGLASRTLTFENRFLRYFSRISYPFYIFHLVVISVAGHFVKNMMLGIVWEFLLICLVTFACCIISCDLVKRTRATRFLFGIKGR, encoded by the coding sequence ATGGAAAATACAGCGTCACGGCTGCCGCAGAGATTTCACGATCTCGACTGGGTAAGAGTTATCGTGACGATCAACCTTGTTCCCTTCCACGTTGCCTGGATGATCACCAGCGTGAACGGGTTTTCCTTTGTCATGAAGGGGACCATCACATGGAGGATCCTTCATGTGTATCTGAACTTCATAAGCCCCCTTCATATGTTCATGCTGTTTATAGTGGCTGGCAGCAGTGTTTTTATCTCATTGGAGCGCCGTTCGCCGCGCCGGTTTATCATCGAACGCGTCAAACGGCTGCTCGTCCCTCTTTTTACTTTTATGATATTTCTGTTTCCTCTCCTTGGTTATTTCTGGCCTTCCGATCTGGCGACAAGTGAATTTAATTACTTCACGCAGTTCTGGCCGTGGTGCCTGATGACCACCTTTTACTCGGAAATCACAGGGGGGCCGAACTGGGCCCATATGTGGTTTGTGGCCTACCTCTTTATTTTCTCGATAATATTGCTGCCTCTTTTTATTCGGATCCGCGCGACGGGGAGAGCACGGCTGGAAGCTGTGACGGGATTTTTCACCGATCGAAAGGGCGCGATATTTCTGGCTGGTATCCCGATAGCAATGATTTTCGCGGGACTTTCTCCGGTCTGGCCCTTTTTCCGGAATAATCTTTATTCTGACTGGGGGTATTTTACCTATAACATGGCAGCTTTTATTTTCGGATTTATTATCGCGGGTGATCACAAGTGGGCTGATGCGATAAAAAGACACACTGTGATATCGATCTTCCTCGGGGTGGCGTTGTCAGCAGCAAAGCTGTTTATGGAGAATAAAGCCGGCTCGTTTTCCACGCCGGCATATACTCCGCGGTACGTTCTTTTCTCGCTGGTGGCTGGCTTTAACACCTGGGCCTGGGCGATCGCGATCCTGGGCCTGGCCAGCAGGACGCTGACCTTTGAAAACAGGTTCCTCAGATATTTCAGCAGAATATCTTATCCCTTTTACATCTTCCACCTTGTTGTCATCTCGGTCGCCGGGCATTTCGTTAAGAATATGATGCTTGGTATAGTATGGGAATTTTTACTTATCTGCCTCGTGACGTTTGCCTGTTGCATTATCAGCTGTGATCTGGTGAAACGGACTCGTGCCACCCGGTTTCTCTTCGGGATAAAAGGGAGGTAA
- a CDS encoding T9SS type A sorting domain-containing protein: MSGGMRIMLVMTFCSIVIAVPSIRASWVEDGLPICTAAEDQMKPVIISDGADGAIIAWYDGNIVAQRLDDMGNIQWAPNGVVLSAAANTQIAPTIVSDGTGGAIVAWFDYRSGGYDIYAQRVDASGTVQWLADGVAICQASLDQRYPKIASDGAGGAVVTWHDRRSGNLDIFAQRVDASGTVQWTADGEALCTAANTQDYPEIVSDESGWSIVTWEDYRSGDYDIYAQRVNCFGSTMWTIDGVALCAAAEEQFGPRIVSDGAAGAIVTWYDYRDWGWDIYAQRINASGTVQWTADGVALVTETHSQVYPAISSDGVGGAIVAWQDLRNGDYDIYAQRLDASGAVQWTANGIAICAAAEEQRYPVIISDGAGGAIIVWQDFRNGEFNIDIYAQRVDSSGTVQWATDGVAICAAPADQDSPMLVSCGPGGAIVTWQDMRSGGYDIYAQLVDGEGRIGSPAPSIISVLDVPGDQGGWVRITIDKSPGDDELEFEYPVSIYNIWQRIDDPELLAVCDLVSDEKAAGAAVDNSPPGQSVDAPDVSCWPIREVHGRSFIDSRDFLETGELPAGTWELLGSFAACQQDQYIYRASTLADSTESGIAYSVYMVSAHTVMPSVWYTSIPDSGYSVDNLPPEPPEGLMADQSAAPEGLKLTWNVNVENDLSHYAVYRGSSEDFVPEPGNKIATPVNAEYFDSDWHWSSNYYYKISALDVHGNESGFAILRPDDVTGSEIPGVPATNYLAQNFPNPFNPVTRIEYGLSAPANVSLKIYDAAGRLVRELVDEGRAAARYAEVWDGRDDAGRQVASGMYFYRIEAGEFTATKKLVLLR; encoded by the coding sequence ATGAGCGGGGGAATGCGGATCATGCTTGTCATGACTTTCTGTTCTATTGTCATCGCTGTGCCGTCGATCCGGGCCTCATGGGTGGAAGACGGGCTGCCGATCTGCACCGCTGCGGAGGATCAGATGAAACCGGTGATTATTTCCGACGGCGCGGATGGAGCGATTATCGCGTGGTATGATGGAAATATCGTTGCCCAGCGCTTGGACGACATGGGCAACATTCAATGGGCGCCGAACGGCGTCGTTCTCAGTGCTGCCGCAAACACTCAGATCGCTCCGACAATAGTCTCCGACGGCACTGGCGGAGCCATTGTCGCGTGGTTCGACTACCGTAGCGGTGGCTATGACATTTATGCCCAGCGGGTGGATGCTTCCGGAACCGTTCAATGGTTGGCAGATGGCGTTGCTATTTGCCAGGCGTCGCTGGATCAGAGGTATCCAAAAATTGCCTCCGATGGAGCCGGAGGGGCTGTCGTCACGTGGCATGACCGGCGCAGCGGGAATTTGGACATCTTTGCCCAGCGGGTGGATGCTTCGGGAACCGTTCAGTGGACAGCCGATGGGGAAGCCCTCTGCACGGCGGCGAACACTCAGGATTATCCCGAAATCGTATCTGATGAATCCGGTTGGTCGATTGTCACATGGGAGGATTACCGGAGCGGTGACTATGATATTTATGCCCAGCGGGTAAATTGTTTTGGGAGTACCATGTGGACAATTGATGGAGTCGCCCTCTGCGCGGCAGCGGAAGAGCAGTTTGGTCCAAGGATCGTATCGGACGGCGCGGCAGGCGCGATCGTGACGTGGTATGACTATCGCGACTGGGGCTGGGACATCTATGCTCAGCGGATCAATGCATCTGGTACTGTTCAATGGACGGCCGATGGCGTCGCGCTCGTCACGGAAACGCATAGCCAGGTCTATCCGGCAATCAGCTCCGATGGAGTCGGCGGCGCGATTGTCGCGTGGCAGGATCTGCGAAACGGGGACTATGATATCTATGCCCAGCGCCTGGATGCTTCGGGAGCAGTTCAATGGACGGCCAATGGCATCGCCATCTGCGCTGCAGCCGAAGAACAAAGATATCCGGTTATTATCTCCGATGGCGCCGGTGGAGCGATCATTGTTTGGCAGGATTTTCGTAACGGGGAATTTAATATTGACATATACGCCCAGCGCGTAGACTCGTCGGGCACTGTTCAGTGGGCGACAGATGGCGTCGCCATCTGCGCGGCACCGGCAGACCAGGATTCCCCAATGCTGGTCTCTTGTGGTCCTGGCGGAGCGATTGTGACGTGGCAGGATATGCGAAGCGGGGGTTATGATATTTATGCGCAGCTGGTTGATGGAGAAGGCCGAATCGGCAGCCCCGCTCCAAGCATAATATCCGTGCTGGATGTGCCTGGCGATCAGGGCGGATGGGTGAGGATCACGATCGATAAATCTCCAGGCGATGACGAACTGGAGTTTGAATATCCCGTCTCCATATATAACATCTGGCAGCGTATCGATGATCCGGAGCTGCTTGCTGTTTGCGATCTCGTGAGTGATGAGAAAGCGGCTGGTGCGGCGGTTGACAATTCACCGCCCGGACAATCGGTGGATGCGCCTGATGTTTCATGCTGGCCAATCAGGGAGGTTCACGGTCGATCGTTTATCGACTCGAGGGATTTCCTGGAAACTGGAGAACTTCCCGCAGGCACCTGGGAACTTCTCGGAAGTTTCGCCGCCTGCCAGCAGGATCAGTATATCTATCGGGCGAGCACGCTCGCCGATTCCACGGAGAGTGGAATTGCGTACTCGGTCTATATGGTGAGCGCGCACACGGTGATGCCCTCTGTATGGTACACGAGCATCCCCGATAGCGGTTACTCCGTTGACAATCTGCCGCCGGAACCTCCGGAGGGGCTTATGGCTGATCAAAGCGCCGCGCCGGAGGGTCTAAAGCTTACGTGGAATGTGAATGTGGAGAACGATCTTTCGCATTACGCGGTCTATCGCGGCTCAAGCGAGGATTTTGTTCCGGAGCCGGGGAACAAAATCGCCACGCCTGTCAACGCCGAATACTTCGATAGCGATTGGCACTGGAGCAGTAACTATTATTACAAGATCTCGGCCCTCGACGTTCATGGAAACGAGAGCGGGTTTGCGATCCTGAGACCCGATGATGTGACCGGGAGTGAAATACCGGGCGTGCCCGCGACTAATTATCTCGCTCAGAACTTCCCTAACCCGTTCAATCCCGTGACGCGGATCGAATACGGGCTCTCGGCTCCCGCGAATGTTTCGCTGAAGATATATGATGCGGCGGGGCGGCTTGTGCGGGAGCTCGTGGACGAAGGGCGAGCGGCGGCGCGGTACGCTGAGGTATGGGACGGCCGGGACGATGCCGGCCGGCAGGTGGCAAGCGGGATGTATTTCTATCGCATTGAGGCCGGTGAATTCACCGCAACAAAAAAGTTAGTTCTGTTGCGATAA
- a CDS encoding CHAT domain-containing protein yields MRRFMLIFFLINLTVMTGSDSADCFTADNPPRVSGDSISVLEERIVGFRKEANYGEALKLAKEILYMRQEDSQSRAFEIKDIEILVNTLEFIMGLSTKEKQELAEASLMAETMDSLYSANKYDEATAVVEKQLEIQRRILGEEHVEVAQSLDDLSGLITYVGDYERSAGLKREVLKIRRRILGNEHPEVAKTIVSVAGSLQASNDYAGADSLYTEALEMQKRIYGEEHMDIARTIYEIGGLLKKKKDYEGALSKYRTSLEMQRKIHGDDHLEIASNLHAIAGILNYQGDYAGAEPLYREALAMKRKFLGDEHPFVAALLNDLGGLFWHKGDYTTTESFLREALAIRKKLMGKDHIAIAYSLNNIGHVVMVQGNYAEARLLTQEALEILRKNYGDEHEDIAWTLSTLATITRLQGDYEDAVPIFREALAMQKNISGEENYAYAVTLSNFAGLLNSKGDYLDAEPLFRKCLAIDQKLLGKNHKDVATDLNNLAALLENKGDYSAAVSMYLEALAIYRETVGDTHPEVANCLGNMAQLHKSQGYYTTAEQLFREALSIYRSTYENGHPNIAISLSNLAGILMLQKDYMAADSLYGEAISHWKKIAREDHPDYAQILKSYSKLLYKQGNKREAESLVMRVTSIREKLMGRTHPDLVSDFNDIALLRWEEEDYQNAEKYFSKSAEIFEVARLRAGTGFNRATFQRSPYPGLAAIQLMSGKENKAWPKVEMHQGRILSELLLSSDQRELKNAEIVQEDSLQNALAAIEGELKTFRKMASADTTGEMQKRVDETHDKLLATELEYSVLQQEMAKLYPVTEGRSFSLERIQKTISNGTALIGWLDVAVEDGKYACWGYVIRHKGPVKWAGIECASKNDGSESPYEYFKEFRRSLSSPESSTDFRIKTREIWAQRIAPLGEWLKDIDCLIVIPSGLMLGVPVEALEDEKGTLLGDRYVISYIPSATIYSWLAERSGKSRKRESRHVLLVGDPPFSEAHAAAMQMETGLAGNFNSIKEPAPEIAVLRGAVAGNGEALAALPRLPGSRQEVIDIATIAPEATVLIGPDATEQELAQLADLDSLKEFSTIHIATHALVDDEYLERSALVLSQVNLPDPLEAALTGSRIYDGLVTAKEIIQDWKLKADLVTLSACETGLGKRVGGEGYIGLSHAFFRAGARSLIVSLWKVDDRATALLMRRFYGNLWEGNLKKHHGHGKKSMSKAEALQEAKEWLRNYNDQVQNRPFDHPYFWSAFVLIGESN; encoded by the coding sequence ATGCGTCGATTTATGCTCATTTTTTTTCTGATCAATTTGACAGTAATGACCGGGTCAGATTCCGCGGACTGCTTTACGGCTGATAATCCACCGCGCGTATCAGGTGACTCCATATCTGTTCTCGAAGAAAGAATCGTAGGGTTTCGAAAAGAGGCAAATTATGGCGAGGCGTTAAAACTCGCAAAAGAGATTCTGTACATGAGACAAGAAGATAGCCAGTCGCGCGCTTTTGAGATCAAGGATATCGAAATACTTGTGAACACGCTTGAATTCATCATGGGTCTTTCGACAAAAGAAAAGCAGGAGCTGGCTGAAGCAAGTCTGATGGCAGAAACCATGGACAGTCTATATTCAGCTAATAAGTATGATGAAGCCACCGCTGTTGTTGAAAAACAGCTGGAGATTCAACGAAGGATTCTAGGCGAGGAACATGTAGAAGTGGCTCAAAGTCTAGATGACCTGTCGGGGTTGATAACATATGTCGGGGATTATGAACGGTCGGCAGGACTTAAGCGTGAAGTATTAAAGATTCGCCGTAGAATTCTCGGAAACGAACATCCGGAAGTGGCAAAAACCATTGTCAGCGTGGCAGGTTCATTACAGGCGAGTAATGATTACGCCGGGGCGGATTCGCTGTACACGGAAGCTCTGGAGATGCAGAAAAGAATATACGGCGAGGAGCATATGGATATTGCCAGAACGATTTATGAAATCGGTGGGTTGTTGAAGAAAAAGAAAGATTATGAGGGAGCTTTGTCGAAATACAGAACGTCCCTGGAAATGCAGAGAAAGATCCATGGCGATGATCATCTGGAAATCGCATCAAATCTGCATGCCATAGCCGGAATTCTTAATTACCAGGGAGATTACGCCGGTGCTGAACCACTTTACCGTGAAGCTTTGGCGATGAAGCGAAAGTTTCTTGGGGATGAACATCCCTTTGTGGCCGCGCTACTGAATGATCTGGGAGGCCTGTTCTGGCACAAGGGAGATTACACGACCACAGAATCATTTTTACGCGAGGCTCTCGCTATTCGTAAAAAATTAATGGGGAAAGACCATATAGCTATTGCTTACAGTCTCAACAATATTGGGCATGTGGTCATGGTTCAGGGTAATTACGCTGAAGCCAGGTTATTGACGCAAGAAGCGCTGGAGATTCTAAGGAAAAATTATGGTGATGAGCACGAAGATATAGCGTGGACTCTCAGCACGCTCGCGACTATTACAAGGCTTCAGGGCGACTATGAAGACGCGGTTCCGATTTTTCGTGAAGCTCTCGCGATGCAAAAAAATATATCAGGTGAAGAAAACTACGCGTACGCCGTGACGCTCAGTAATTTCGCCGGCTTGTTAAATAGTAAAGGAGATTATTTGGACGCGGAACCGCTTTTTAGAAAGTGCCTGGCCATTGATCAGAAATTATTGGGCAAGAATCACAAGGATGTCGCGACCGACCTGAATAATCTCGCGGCTCTGCTGGAAAATAAGGGAGACTATTCCGCTGCCGTGTCAATGTACCTGGAAGCTCTGGCGATATATCGGGAAACGGTGGGGGATACTCATCCCGAAGTAGCTAATTGTCTGGGCAATATGGCCCAATTGCACAAATCACAGGGATATTATACGACCGCGGAACAACTCTTTCGTGAAGCTCTGTCGATTTATCGCAGCACTTACGAAAATGGACATCCAAATATCGCGATAAGCTTAAGCAACCTGGCTGGAATATTGATGTTGCAAAAGGATTATATGGCTGCCGATTCACTGTACGGCGAAGCGATTTCGCACTGGAAGAAGATTGCGCGAGAAGATCACCCCGACTACGCGCAAATTCTGAAAAGCTACTCGAAGCTTCTTTATAAGCAGGGTAATAAACGGGAAGCTGAATCGCTGGTCATGCGGGTCACATCAATTCGTGAAAAACTTATGGGCAGGACACATCCCGACCTCGTTTCAGATTTTAACGATATTGCCCTGCTGAGGTGGGAAGAAGAAGATTATCAAAACGCGGAGAAATATTTTTCCAAATCAGCAGAAATATTCGAGGTGGCCAGGTTGAGAGCTGGAACTGGCTTTAACAGGGCGACTTTTCAAAGATCTCCTTATCCAGGTCTTGCCGCAATTCAACTTATGTCAGGCAAAGAAAACAAAGCTTGGCCAAAAGTAGAAATGCATCAGGGACGCATACTCTCCGAATTGTTGTTATCTTCAGATCAACGTGAATTAAAGAATGCCGAGATCGTCCAGGAAGATTCGCTTCAAAATGCTCTTGCCGCAATTGAAGGCGAGTTGAAAACATTTCGAAAGATGGCGTCAGCCGATACGACAGGGGAGATGCAGAAACGGGTCGATGAAACGCATGATAAACTTCTCGCGACAGAATTGGAATATAGCGTTCTTCAACAGGAAATGGCGAAACTCTATCCGGTTACCGAGGGGCGTTCGTTTTCACTTGAAAGGATTCAAAAGACCATTTCGAATGGAACCGCGCTTATAGGTTGGCTCGATGTAGCTGTTGAGGATGGCAAATACGCGTGTTGGGGTTATGTCATACGACACAAAGGGCCGGTGAAATGGGCTGGCATAGAATGCGCGTCCAAAAATGATGGAAGCGAATCTCCTTATGAATATTTTAAGGAGTTCAGAAGATCACTGTCTTCGCCTGAGTCTTCAACTGATTTCCGGATCAAAACACGTGAAATATGGGCTCAACGTATAGCACCGCTTGGTGAGTGGCTGAAGGATATTGATTGTCTCATAGTGATTCCATCCGGGTTGATGTTAGGCGTGCCTGTTGAGGCTCTTGAGGACGAAAAGGGAACGTTATTGGGCGATCGCTATGTGATATCATATATACCTTCGGCGACAATTTACTCGTGGCTGGCTGAAAGATCGGGAAAAAGCAGGAAAAGGGAATCGCGGCATGTACTGCTTGTCGGCGACCCTCCTTTCTCAGAAGCGCATGCAGCAGCGATGCAGATGGAAACAGGATTGGCTGGGAACTTCAATAGTATCAAGGAACCGGCACCGGAAATTGCTGTCTTGCGAGGCGCGGTTGCCGGTAACGGGGAAGCTCTTGCCGCTTTACCACGTCTTCCTGGTTCCAGGCAGGAGGTGATCGATATCGCGACAATAGCTCCAGAAGCAACGGTTCTTATTGGACCGGACGCGACAGAACAGGAGTTGGCGCAATTGGCGGACCTGGATTCGCTCAAGGAGTTCTCCACAATCCACATAGCGACTCATGCGCTGGTTGATGATGAATACCTTGAAAGATCGGCACTGGTACTTTCCCAGGTCAATTTGCCGGATCCGCTTGAAGCCGCGTTGACAGGATCGCGAATTTATGATGGTCTGGTCACTGCAAAGGAAATCATCCAGGATTGGAAATTGAAAGCCGACCTGGTGACATTGAGTGCCTGTGAAACGGGTCTTGGTAAAAGGGTTGGGGGAGAGGGGTATATAGGTTTGTCCCATGCTTTCTTTCGTGCGGGCGCAAGGAGTCTCATAGTCAGTTTGTGGAAAGTGGATGATCGGGCAACCGCGCTTCTTATGAGGCGTTTCTACGGCAACCTCTGGGAGGGTAATCTCAAAAAACATCATGGGCACGGAAAAAAATCAATGTCCAAAGCCGAGGCGCTTCAGGAAGCCAAGGAATGGCTAAGGAATTATAACGATCAGGTTCAAAACAGGCCATTTGATCATCCTTATTTCTGGTCGGCATTTGTTTTAATCGGCGAGTCGAATTAA
- a CDS encoding DUF2087 domain-containing protein gives MSHRIPDSTTVEQMIGGYMNTDKTFDCIFCDESIKKGHVYPLGPELVEAELAMKNHIASAHHSTFHALLDLGKKSTGLSEIQRTLLRHFYDGLSDKEIQPLAGGVSLSTIRNHRFVLREKARQAKVFLALMELLESGDQNPGSQFIEIPGKKSAAGERFAITRTEFRKIIKANFPDGPDGMLSRFPKKQKHKIAVLVQILKRFDRTRHYAQREVNEILATASDDYTTLCRYMVDYGFLGRTRDGSDYWVE, from the coding sequence ATGAGCCACCGGATCCCCGATTCAACGACCGTCGAGCAGATGATTGGCGGATACATGAATACCGACAAGACATTCGATTGCATCTTCTGTGACGAATCTATCAAAAAGGGACATGTCTATCCCCTCGGACCGGAGTTGGTGGAAGCGGAACTCGCCATGAAAAACCACATCGCTTCGGCACACCACTCCACATTTCATGCCCTGCTCGATCTGGGCAAGAAGAGTACGGGGCTTTCAGAGATACAGCGAACCCTGCTGCGTCATTTCTATGACGGTTTGTCCGACAAGGAGATTCAGCCTCTGGCAGGCGGCGTCAGCCTCTCCACCATCCGCAACCACCGCTTTGTTCTCCGTGAAAAGGCCCGCCAGGCCAAGGTGTTTCTGGCACTTATGGAACTCCTGGAAAGTGGTGACCAGAACCCCGGTTCCCAATTCATCGAGATTCCCGGCAAAAAGTCCGCGGCCGGCGAGAGATTCGCAATCACAAGAACCGAATTCAGGAAGATCATCAAGGCAAACTTCCCTGATGGACCCGATGGCATGCTGTCGCGTTTCCCCAAGAAACAGAAGCATAAGATTGCAGTACTGGTTCAGATCCTGAAGCGATTCGACAGGACCCGTCATTACGCGCAGCGTGAGGTAAATGAGATACTGGCGACCGCATCGGATGATTACACAACACTATGCCGTTACATGGTCGACTATGGATTCCTTGGGCGGACTCGAGACGGATCTGATTATTGGGTGGAGTAG